A window of Rubricoccus marinus contains these coding sequences:
- a CDS encoding ABC transporter ATP-binding protein: protein MTDAFPTPASGAASTSAASGDLVLNLRGVTKRYAEGAGFRDVLAGADLQLERGALGALVGKSGAGKSTLLNLISGIDQPDGGEVVVDGTHLEKLSERDRTLFRRQHLGFIFQFYNLVPTLTVEENVRFLLDLNGVAAPQARDRAHALLEEVGLADRAAAFPDRLSGGEQQRVAIARALAHEPSLVLADEPTGDLDGDTGLVILDLLERMTRARGRTLLMVTHDESTLNRADVVFRLASGEVTAERRTPGR from the coding sequence ATGACCGACGCGTTCCCCACGCCCGCCTCTGGCGCGGCTTCGACCTCCGCAGCCTCTGGCGACCTCGTGCTCAACCTTCGCGGCGTGACCAAGCGCTACGCCGAAGGCGCCGGCTTCCGCGACGTGCTCGCGGGTGCCGATCTGCAACTGGAGCGTGGTGCGTTGGGCGCCCTTGTCGGCAAGTCCGGCGCGGGCAAGAGCACGCTGCTCAATCTCATTTCGGGGATCGACCAGCCGGACGGCGGCGAGGTCGTCGTGGACGGCACGCACCTGGAGAAGCTGAGCGAGCGCGACCGGACGCTGTTCCGGCGCCAGCACCTCGGGTTCATCTTCCAGTTCTACAACCTCGTGCCCACGCTGACGGTCGAGGAAAACGTCCGCTTCCTCTTGGACCTTAACGGCGTCGCCGCGCCCCAGGCTCGCGACCGCGCGCACGCGCTCTTGGAGGAGGTGGGGCTCGCCGACCGCGCGGCGGCGTTTCCAGACCGGCTCTCCGGTGGCGAGCAGCAACGCGTCGCCATCGCGCGGGCGCTCGCGCATGAGCCGTCGCTCGTCCTCGCCGATGAGCCAACGGGCGACTTGGACGGCGATACGGGCCTCGTCATCCTCGACCTCTTGGAGCGCATGACGCGCGCCAGAGGCCGCACACTCCTCATGGTCACGCACGACGAGAGCACGCTGAACCGTGCCGACGTGGTGTTCCGTCTCGCCTCTGGCGAGGTCACGGCGGAGCGCCGCACGCCCGGTCGCTAA
- a CDS encoding low molecular weight protein tyrosine phosphatase family protein, translated as MRVLFVCSRNRLRSPTAERVFSEASGVQTLSAGTAPDADVRVSLDLIEWTDWIVCMEPRHARAIRRDFGPHVAGVEITTLGIPDDYAFMDPALVDLLRQRLAGRL; from the coding sequence ATGCGCGTCCTCTTCGTCTGCTCCCGCAACCGCCTCCGCAGCCCAACCGCCGAGCGCGTGTTCAGCGAGGCCTCTGGCGTCCAGACTCTCAGCGCCGGGACCGCGCCCGACGCCGACGTGCGCGTCTCGCTCGACCTCATCGAGTGGACCGACTGGATCGTGTGCATGGAGCCGCGTCACGCGCGAGCGATCCGCCGCGATTTCGGGCCGCACGTCGCGGGCGTGGAGATCACGACGCTCGGCATCCCGGACGACTACGCGTTCATGGACCCGGCGCTGGTCGACCTCCTGCGCCAGAGGCTGGCGGGGCGGCTGTAG
- a CDS encoding M1 family metallopeptidase, which produces MRLRTLLVLLLAFAATGAWAQNAAGVWTFDLINPEANEAVDSGFLVIAPPGEDGRMTLDGQGLDATLTGTTLTDSDGTFSYAGTFEVGGAGPPFSLSGTVDGDEMTATLVLGNSTLTIEAGRIDMETMEEAIAEAAPPIEPVKDLFEPFQLPTPNVYRSASGRPGPQYWQQEADYKIAVSLDPSTHIVSGEVVLSYTNNSPEDLDKMWFQLEQNLFVPTSRGASAGSRADGASLDERNGYRLGTITVDGRTVTPFVDDTRMRLDLPEPLEASGGETEVRIPFSFRVPEGPGTPRMGRLDVADGTIYSMAQWYPRVTVFDDVNGWNNLPYLGSGEFYLEYGDFDLALTVPANMEVVSTGALQNPNDVYSREQRQRLERARTSSERVYIATEDEIGQPGARSGMTTWRFRAENVRDVAWGASAAFIVDAANAPVQMADGSTNNVLIMSAYPKEGLGTPEEPGWEEATHFGKASIENNSYWYPYPYPVAISVASHIGGMEYPMIHFSSVRSRHFSLFGVVDHELGHNWFPMIVGSDERRHAWMDEGFNTFINGPSAIQYYNENPDTSIAGYGQAERTQGVQLLQPDTFARLTGSFGSGDDEILTYADQLSGQEGGWNSYFKPGMGLSLLRTAVLGEERFDRAFKAYIERWAYKHPQPADFFRTMEDVSGEDLDWFWRGWFDTVRTYDAEIDDVDVQDGIARVTVSHVSGLVFPTTVEVTFADGSTARLAVPVEGFGVSEEVTVEIPTDGREVTMAQIDPDGLYPDVDRENDVYVLEEME; this is translated from the coding sequence ATGCGACTCCGCACACTCCTCGTCCTCCTCCTCGCCTTCGCTGCCACAGGCGCGTGGGCGCAAAACGCCGCTGGCGTCTGGACGTTCGACCTCATCAACCCCGAAGCCAACGAAGCCGTCGACTCCGGCTTTCTGGTGATCGCGCCCCCCGGCGAAGACGGGCGCATGACGCTCGACGGCCAGGGCCTGGACGCGACGCTTACCGGCACCACCCTCACGGATTCCGACGGCACCTTCAGCTACGCGGGCACCTTCGAGGTCGGCGGTGCCGGACCTCCGTTCAGCCTCAGCGGCACCGTCGACGGCGACGAGATGACCGCCACGCTCGTGCTCGGCAACAGCACGCTCACCATCGAGGCCGGGCGCATCGACATGGAGACGATGGAGGAGGCGATCGCCGAGGCCGCGCCGCCCATCGAGCCGGTCAAGGATCTCTTCGAGCCGTTCCAGCTGCCCACGCCCAACGTGTACCGCAGCGCCAGCGGCCGCCCAGGACCGCAGTACTGGCAGCAGGAGGCGGATTACAAGATCGCGGTGAGCCTGGACCCGTCCACGCACATCGTCTCGGGTGAGGTCGTCCTCAGCTACACCAACAACAGCCCGGAGGACCTGGACAAGATGTGGTTCCAGCTGGAGCAGAACCTGTTCGTGCCCACCAGCCGCGGCGCCAGCGCCGGGAGCCGCGCCGACGGCGCCTCGCTGGACGAGCGCAACGGCTACCGCCTCGGCACCATCACCGTGGACGGCCGCACCGTCACGCCGTTCGTGGACGACACGCGCATGCGTCTCGACCTGCCCGAGCCTTTGGAGGCCTCTGGCGGCGAGACCGAGGTCCGCATCCCGTTCAGCTTCCGCGTACCCGAGGGCCCTGGCACGCCCCGCATGGGCCGCCTGGACGTCGCCGATGGCACCATCTACAGCATGGCGCAGTGGTACCCGCGCGTGACCGTCTTCGACGACGTGAACGGCTGGAACAACCTCCCCTACCTCGGCAGCGGCGAGTTTTACCTGGAGTACGGCGACTTCGACCTCGCGCTCACCGTCCCGGCCAACATGGAGGTCGTCTCCACCGGCGCGCTCCAGAACCCGAACGACGTGTACTCCCGCGAGCAGCGCCAGAGGCTGGAGCGCGCCCGCACGTCTAGCGAGCGCGTGTACATCGCGACAGAAGACGAGATCGGTCAGCCTGGAGCCCGCTCCGGCATGACCACGTGGCGCTTCCGCGCCGAGAACGTGCGCGACGTGGCCTGGGGCGCCAGCGCCGCCTTTATCGTGGACGCCGCCAACGCGCCGGTCCAGATGGCGGACGGCTCCACCAACAACGTGCTCATCATGAGCGCCTACCCGAAGGAGGGCCTCGGCACGCCAGAGGAGCCCGGATGGGAAGAGGCCACGCACTTCGGCAAGGCTTCCATCGAGAACAACTCGTACTGGTATCCCTACCCCTACCCGGTCGCGATCTCGGTCGCGAGCCACATCGGCGGCATGGAGTACCCCATGATCCACTTCTCGTCGGTTCGCAGCCGCCACTTCAGCCTCTTCGGCGTCGTGGACCACGAGTTGGGCCACAACTGGTTTCCCATGATCGTGGGCTCCGACGAGCGCCGCCACGCGTGGATGGACGAGGGCTTCAACACGTTTATCAACGGCCCCTCGGCGATCCAGTACTACAACGAGAACCCGGACACCAGCATCGCGGGATACGGCCAGGCCGAGCGTACGCAGGGCGTTCAGCTGCTCCAGCCAGACACCTTCGCGCGGCTTACCGGCTCCTTCGGTAGCGGTGACGACGAGATCCTGACCTACGCCGACCAGCTCTCGGGCCAGGAAGGCGGCTGGAACAGCTACTTCAAGCCCGGCATGGGCCTGAGCCTGCTCCGCACGGCCGTTCTCGGCGAGGAGCGCTTCGACCGCGCCTTTAAGGCGTACATCGAGCGCTGGGCCTACAAGCACCCGCAGCCCGCTGACTTTTTCCGCACGATGGAGGACGTGAGTGGCGAGGACCTTGACTGGTTCTGGCGCGGCTGGTTCGACACCGTCCGCACCTACGACGCCGAGATCGACGACGTGGACGTGCAGGACGGCATCGCGCGCGTGACCGTTTCCCACGTCAGCGGTCTCGTCTTCCCGACGACCGTCGAGGTCACCTTCGCCGATGGGTCCACGGCCCGCCTGGCCGTCCCCGTCGAAGGCTTCGGCGTGAGCGAGGAGGTCACGGTTGAGATCCCCACCGACGGCCGCGAGGTCACGATGGCGCAGATCGATCCCGATGGGCTCTACCCCGACGTGGACCGCGAGAACGACGTGTACGTGCTGGAAGAGATGGAGTAG
- a CDS encoding DEAD/DEAH box helicase has protein sequence MSDTLPAPFITGIRPQGGFRLRDGQSQFLSAWAGALARGERNALGVFVPGYGKTITALASYLVAREMGIANRLVVFVPRGNLRDQYADAQELAFVFQSLGSTPPTYCVADSDRVFVKNLQTEFVVTTYQYAAGDRGNEALLEYCRQSKALFVFDEVHHLADEGTWATRLARFPHAASVALSGTPLRSDNKTLFGVPFDEDADGVQTYRALHEVTMRDAHEEGRILKRVDAHVVDYSVRMVNTESGEEVDVTLSELRQEVEASRDVDTYLARRKLRFHEVYLDALVGPAVARFQEKRGELVRALAKSGSLLDGWRDHQMLVIAMSNAHSAAILDYVKRRFPGLRAERIGQDVPLAERTKHLNDYREGRLDVMVQVDMIGEGTDIKPISVIVKADLVRALSKTLQQVFRGMRYVPSWPEEANRCDLYAADDSDVVETLRWLASEEKVGIKMRKESNRIVEPAAIPDQPERSAWALKSVRDAGRQTHRQEQFGRARSSRTFHADAPAPEAAPVQFDVAKKERELRLACSEIAKELAFGIDVPVSHVHAAWKRQIRGQAQADASVVALEKKKTWLERCLRMGRLV, from the coding sequence GTGTCCGACACCCTGCCCGCTCCGTTTATTACCGGCATCCGCCCTCAGGGCGGCTTCCGCCTGCGCGACGGGCAGTCGCAGTTCCTCTCCGCCTGGGCCGGCGCCCTCGCCAGAGGCGAGCGCAACGCGCTGGGCGTCTTCGTGCCGGGCTATGGCAAGACGATCACGGCGCTCGCGAGCTACCTCGTCGCGCGCGAGATGGGCATCGCGAACCGGCTCGTCGTCTTCGTACCGCGCGGCAACCTCCGGGACCAGTACGCCGACGCGCAGGAGCTCGCCTTCGTGTTCCAGAGCCTCGGCAGCACGCCGCCGACGTACTGCGTGGCGGACTCGGACCGGGTGTTCGTCAAGAACCTCCAGACGGAGTTCGTGGTGACCACGTACCAGTACGCTGCGGGCGACCGCGGCAACGAGGCGCTTCTGGAATACTGCCGGCAGTCCAAGGCGCTCTTCGTCTTTGACGAGGTACACCACTTGGCCGACGAGGGCACGTGGGCCACGCGACTCGCCCGGTTCCCCCACGCCGCGAGCGTGGCGCTTTCCGGCACGCCGCTCCGGAGCGACAACAAAACCCTTTTCGGCGTCCCGTTCGACGAGGACGCCGACGGCGTGCAGACCTACCGCGCGCTCCACGAGGTGACGATGCGCGACGCGCACGAGGAAGGCCGCATCCTCAAGCGCGTGGACGCCCACGTGGTGGACTACTCCGTGCGGATGGTCAACACGGAAAGCGGCGAGGAAGTGGACGTGACTCTTTCTGAACTCCGCCAGGAGGTCGAGGCCTCTCGCGACGTGGACACCTACCTCGCGCGGCGCAAGCTCCGCTTTCACGAGGTGTACCTGGACGCCCTCGTGGGCCCGGCGGTGGCACGGTTCCAAGAGAAGCGCGGCGAGTTGGTCCGCGCGCTCGCCAAGTCCGGCAGCCTGCTGGACGGCTGGCGCGATCACCAGATGCTCGTTATCGCGATGAGCAACGCGCACTCCGCCGCCATCTTGGACTACGTCAAGCGCCGCTTCCCCGGCCTCCGCGCCGAGCGAATCGGTCAGGACGTGCCTCTGGCGGAGCGGACGAAACACCTCAACGACTACCGCGAGGGCCGGCTAGACGTGATGGTGCAGGTGGACATGATCGGCGAGGGGACGGACATCAAGCCGATCTCCGTCATCGTCAAAGCCGACCTGGTGCGGGCGCTCAGCAAGACGCTCCAGCAGGTCTTTCGAGGCATGCGCTACGTCCCGAGCTGGCCCGAAGAGGCCAACCGCTGCGACCTCTACGCGGCGGATGACTCGGACGTGGTGGAAACGCTGCGCTGGCTCGCCAGCGAGGAGAAGGTCGGCATCAAGATGCGGAAGGAGTCCAACCGCATCGTGGAACCCGCGGCCATCCCGGACCAACCGGAGCGGAGCGCATGGGCGCTCAAGTCCGTCCGCGACGCCGGGCGGCAGACGCACCGCCAGGAGCAGTTCGGCCGCGCCCGCTCCAGCCGCACGTTCCACGCCGACGCGCCCGCGCCAGAGGCCGCGCCCGTGCAGTTCGACGTGGCCAAAAAAGAGCGCGAGCTCCGCCTCGCCTGCTCCGAGATCGCCAAGGAGCTAGCCTTTGGCATCGACGTGCCTGTGAGCCACGTCCACGCGGCGTGGAAGCGGCAGATCCGCGGGCAGGCGCAAGCAGACGCGAGCGTGGTGGCGTTGGAGAAGAAGAAGACGTGGCTGGAGCGCTGCCTGCGCATGGGGCGGCTGGTGTAG